One genomic window of Fusarium keratoplasticum isolate Fu6.1 chromosome 3, whole genome shotgun sequence includes the following:
- a CDS encoding Glucosamine-6-phosphate isomerase, with amino-acid sequence MRLIIRDDENAACAYVANYVAERINAFQPTPEHPFVLGLPTGSSPVGVYDMLVRKYKAGEVSFENVVTFNMDEYVGLPRDDPHSYHTFMWEHFFSHVNIHPSNVHILDGNAPNPEAECDAYEDAIKAAGGIDLFLAGIGEDGHIAFNEPGSSLASRTRVKTLAYDTILSNSRFFDNDLSRVPRMALTVGVQTVLEAREVVVIILGARKALALQKCIEQGVNHMWSLSCLQLHPHPMIVVDEDATLELQVKTVKYFKSIEKVAREQGFEQILPSKVRTGNVAIPATKIEKVQTPTVIAPEPIASHLLRATPTGDSTRRSPSPDLVPDRMASRIPEPSLNGRLTPKPEMQSKANGIAV; translated from the exons ATGCGGCTCATCATCCGCGACGACGAGAATGCGGCATGCGCCTATGTCGCCAATTATGTCGCCGAGCGCATCAACGCGTTCCAACCTACGCCAGAGCACCCCTTCGTTCTAGGTCTTCCTACAGGATCTAGCCCTGTTGGCGTGTACGATATGCTCGTTCGCAAGTACAAGGCTGGCGAG GTCTCGTTCGAAAATGTCGTCACCTTCAACATGGACGAGTACGTTGGACTGCCTCGAGACGACCCCCATTCCTATCACACCTTTATGTGGGAGCATTTCTTTTCCCACGTAAACATTCATCCTTCCAACGTCCACATCCTTGATGGCAATGCGCCCAACCCAGAAGCCGAGTGCGACGCATAcgaggacgccatcaaggcggCTGGCGGCATCGATCTTTTCCTTGCTGGTATTGGCGAAGACGGACATATTGCTTTCAACGAGCCAGGATCTAGTCTCGCTAGCCGCACCCGGGTCAAGACCTTGGCGTATGACACTATCCTGTCCAACTCTCGCTTCTTTGACAACGATCTGAGCAGAGTGCCGAGAATGGCCTTGACTGTTGGTGTCCAGACTGTCCTTGAGGCGAGGGAGGTTGTCGTCATTATTCTCGGAGCCCGAAAGGCGCTCGCATTGCAAAAGTGTATCGAGCAGGGCGTCAACCACATGTGGTCGCTATCCTGCTTGCAACTTCACCCGCATCCAATGATTgttgtcgacgaggatgcgACGCTAGAACTCCAGGtcaagacggtcaag TACTTCAAGAGTATCGAGAAAGTCGCTCGCGAGCAGGGATTCGAGCAGATTCTCCCCTCCAAAGTCCGCACCGGCAACGTCGCCATCCCCGCGACCAAGATTGAAAAAGTTCAGACCCCGACAGTCATTGCCCCTGAACCCATTGCTTCTCACCTCCTGCGGGCGACTCCCACGGGCGACTCCACCAGGAGATCTCCCTCTCCAGACCTTGTCCCTGACCGAATGGCATCGCGTATCCCCGAGCCAAGCCTAAACGGCCGGCTTACTCCAAAGCCCGAGATGCAGAGTAAGGCAAACGGCATCGCGGTTTAA